A single Drechmeria coniospora strain ARSEF 6962 chromosome 03, whole genome shotgun sequence DNA region contains:
- a CDS encoding activator 1 41 kDa subunit, producing the protein MASFFDLKARKAAAASNGVTSDQKSSRQADARHQPWVEKYRPKTLDDVTAQDHTVTVLQRTLQASNLPHMLFYGPPGTGKTSTILALAKELYGPEMMKSRVLELNASDERGISIVREKVKNFARMQLTNPPASTLKKYPCPPFKIIILDEADSMTQDAQSALRRTMETYSKITRFCLICNYVTRIIDPLASRCSKFRFKSLDQTNAKKRLELIANAEGVVLEEGAVDALIRCSDGDLRKAITFLQSAARLVGTARTAKADEEQAGPGEQMDVDKRPVTVRIVEDIAGVIPEQTVHDLVDAMRPRDVGNTYRLVSKVVESLVADGWSATQVVSQLYQALTADETIPDVQKNKIVMIFSEIDKRLVDGSDEHLSILDLAMRISATLAGN; encoded by the exons ATGGCTAGCTTTTTCGATCTCAAGGCCCGGAAAGCTGCGGCAGCTTCGAACGGTGTCACGTCGGACCAAAAGAGCTCGCGTCAAGCCGACGCAAGGCATCAACCATGGGTTGAGAAATA TCGACCAAAgaccctcgacgacgtcacgGCGCAAGATCACACAGTCACAGTCCTGCAACGAACGCTGCAAGCATCCAAT CTTCCTCACATGCTCTTCTACGGCCCCCCCGGCACTGGCAAAACGTCCACCATTCTCGCTCTCGCCAAAGAACTGTACGGCCCCGAGATGATGAAGTCCCGAGTTCTCGAGCTGAATGCCTCCGACGAGCGGGGTATATCCATTGTCCGCGAAAAGGTCAAGAACTTTGCACGCATGCAGCTGACCAACCCGCCCGCGTCGACTCTGAAAAAATACCCGTGTCCGCCCTTCAAGATCATCATCCTTGACGAAGCCGATTCCATGACACAAGATGCCCAGAGCGCCTTGCGTCGCACAATGGAAACCTACAGCAAAATCACCCGCTTTTGCTTGATCTGCAACTACGTGACCCGTATCATCGACCCGCTGGCCAGTCGATGCAGCAAGTTCCGATTCAAGAGCCTGGACCAGACCAATGCGAAGAAGAGGCTGGAGCTGATTGCCAATGCCGAGGGGGTCGTGCTGGAGGAGGGagccgtcgatgccctcaTCAGGTGCAGCGATGGCGACTTGAGAAAAGCAATCACATTTCTGCAGAGTGCTGCTCGACTGGTCGGCACCGCTCGCACAGCCAAAGCCGATGAGGAGCAAGCTGGGCCCGGGGAGCAGATGGATGTTGACAAGAGGCCTGTGACGGTCAGGATTGTGGAAGAcatcgccggcgtcatcCCTGAGCAGACGGTGCATGATCTGGTCGATGCGATGCGCCCACGAGATGTCGGCAACACGTACCGATTGGTCTCCAAGGTGGTCGAGAGTTTGGTGGCGGATGGCTGGAGCGCGACTCAGGTGGTATCCCAG CTATACCAAGCCCTCACGGCGGACGAGACCATCCCCGATGTTCAAAAGAACAAGATTGTCATGATATTCTCCGAGATTGACAAGAGACTCGTTGACGGGTCGGACGAGCACTTGTCGATACTAGACTTGGCCATGAGGATATCGGCCACACTGGCTGGAAATTAG
- a CDS encoding hypothetical protein (related to mitochondrial integral membrane protein) — translation MPLFSNAGGNGQEVNDPGSSGGDGDVEQTPDERTRLLPNRVEPYPRAMLTPDDPAVSPYNLWSIRILRYLTVTFSAVTFAWWIVLLVSAFVTPPGLHTRGGNFLAFGYASLTLSNMLLTLLFFGVPSKAVRVLAVVQASLLLLDMILLLCVRQTRYEEGWVGTVSVVWALLMSLWTLLTDRSVQWGKEEEEERLTGRAETRRTLVEWLAVLLSTVGYVVMVVAVALITMTIILRALDSAVAPPGTLYAVDNGQYRIHLHCRGNRTDSAGMKLPTVLLEGGERPVEEHLWAFMDNALKNGSVSRYCFADRPGYGWSDTAPSPLSVGFATDVLGEALAEAGEGGPWILVGAGIGSLHSRVFSSRHGRDVEGLLLIDPLHEDLLGAIATPGRGFLLWLRGILSPLGLDRLSGAIFRGRTSRDRLYGRCAQQNGKFIYAKLQESLVADSFTKRDVLSSRQTQLRNTPLVVISSGLEMKESGTWADKQRDLTTLTDELRHWDIVDRSPHQVWETVEGREQMEKRLRQLLRP, via the exons ATGCCTCTCTTCTCCAACGCGGGCGGGAACGGGCAAGAGGTGAATGATCCTGGCAGCAGCGGCGGTGATGGAGATGTCGAGCAGACACCGGACGAGCGGACGCGGTTGCTCCCGAACCGTGTCGAACCGTATCCGCGGGCTATGCTCACGCCCGACGACCCTGCCGTGTCGCCCTACAACCTTTGGAGCATCCGCATCCTGCGGTACCTCACCGTCACCTTTTCGGCCGTCACCTTTGCCTGGTGGATCGTGCTGCTGGTTTCCGCCTTCGTGACGCCGCCGGGCCTGCACACACGCGGCGGCAACTTCCTTGCCTTTGGCTATGCGAGCCTGACGCTGTCGAATATGctcctcaccctcctctTTTTCGGCGTGCCATCCAAGGCAGTGCGGGTACTGGCCGTAGTCCAGGCG TCACTGTTGCTGCTCGACATGATACTTCTGCTCTGCGTGCGGCAGACTCGGTACGAGGAGGGTTGGGTCGGCACCGTCAGCGTCGTCTGGGCATTGCTCATGAGCCTCTGGACCCTGCTCACGGACCGAAGCGTTCAATGGGGcaaggaggaagaggaagagcgGCTGACGGGCCGTGCAGAGACGCGGCGAACCCTGGTCGAGTGGTTGGCCGTGCTGCTATCGACTGTCGGATACGTCGTcatggtcgtcgccgtcgccctcatcACGATGACCATCATCTTGCGAGccctcgactcggccgtggcgCCGCCGGGGACCCTATACGCCGTCGACAATGGCCAATATCGCATCCACCTGCACTGCCGCGGAAACAGGACCGACTCGGCCGGCATGAAGTTGCCGACTGTCCTGTTGGAGGGCGGTGAGCGACCGGTCGAGGAGCACCTGTGGGCATTCATGGACAACGCCTTGAAGAATGGGTCCGTTTCACGATACTGCTTCGCCGACCGTCCCGGCTACGGCTGGTCCGACACGGCACCATCGCCGTTGTCCGTAGGCTTCGCCACTGACGTCCTGGGCGAGgcgctggccgaggccggagaGGGAGGCCCCTGGATCCTCGTCGGTGCGGGTATCGGCTCCCTGCATTCTCGCGTCTTCTCGTCGCGCCACGgccgcgacgtcgagggcctcCTTCTCATCGACCCGTTGCACGAGGACCTCCTCGGTGCCATCGCCACACCCGGACGCGGCTTCCTGCTTTGGCTGCGGGGCATCCTCTCACCCTTGGGCTTGGATCGTCTCTCCGGCGCCATCTTTCGAGGTCGGACGAGCAGAGACCGGCTTTACGGACGATGCGCGCAGCAAAACGGCAAGTTCATCTATGCCAAGCTGCAGGAGAGCCTGGTCGCCGACTCGTTCACCAAGCGCGACGTGCTGAGCAGCCGGCAGACACAGTTGCGGAAcacgccgctcgtcgtcatcagcTCTGGCCTGGAGATGAAGGAGAGCGGGACATGGGCGGACAAGCAGCGGGACCTGACGACGCTGACAGACGAGCTGAGGCACTGGGACATTGTCGACCGATCACCGCACCAGGTGTGGGAGACGGTCGAGGGGAGGGAGCAGATGGAGAAGCGATTGCGGCAGTTGCTTCGACCGTGA
- a CDS encoding hypothetical protein (related to GTPase-activating protein of the rho/rac family), which yields MASDHGNGPPGDRSRGDLPTGDQAGSDAGHAGDRNWQNGGRKTPDSLYRLRPTTSGSAVTSSAPAGWQDEPPRKSAERNRSKQRSRRTASGQIRICKKCDEPLTGQFVRALDGTFHLDCFKCRDCGEIVASKFFPADDEIGDGQYPLCERDYFRRLDLLCYQCGGALRGSYITALDRKYHVDHFTCSLCSTVFGAQDSYYEHDSNVYCHYHYSTQFAQKCNGCQTAILKQFVEIFRNGQNQHWHPECYMIHKFWNVRLGQPSEAPGEESEADDPAGRELVREEEERTEDKVYRIWSVLSTFEESSAACISDMLLHVSNGAYVDGVLVAKRFIWHVEVLFNSADRLDSMVTGHNPSGNGISYGREAKLLCKKIVSFFSLLSKTQDHTVRKLGVTQELLSLVTGLAHYLKLLIRICLQGALRLEREAGTSSGLHQLLNDLADFETYKTDENMLQAAMGGARLAIKDSDHCAICGRSVEDECVTNGDLRWHIACVKCNRCGRELGGSLAESGFNSFDRRMYCTNCVAAKTDGSPPLVYVTKLQQYVFLLKVALARLLDILRNKGALPRTGEDLNGAAGAPPFLASDARSKSYGGGGDKESSHRESTYENTLNEVRRLRSTRLDRHLSSSVRQARTSRVMEADGQEPRPGSADGDDGGPQGSTDIMFGQNDAITLDDIPRIVAVEQSREQQQQQQQQRDRNLRQDLFRSTATDRDRVSNHQRAQSAGRSADLRAADPLPTRLTRKFFPELSGLEYFNVRHLSVLTMQPMVEQDFTLEELLSFIESRKQPTFWKNLGKAFKNDKNKNVKKKGVFGVPLEVIIERDGADSTDGVGPGTLRIPAIIDDIISSMRKMDLSVEGVFRKNGNIKKQQELVDKINADGCDVVNFMDQPVVQLAALLKRYLRDLPDPLMTHKLYRLWVGAARILDPVKRKQCLHLACCLLPKTHRDCLEILLTFLKWAGSFHQLDEEVGSKMDIRNLATVIAPNILTNPNRAPALDSEAIYVIDAVEILISNIEEMCQVPDELLTLLNDPYLFSNNGETTTKEILKRFQDRRGQLPVGEASEAYNRKDNSTHSPPRRVETDPAVWKSERTVRPVQDPASSSAAHPVHGTPPQGWGGSGNHPAPYNNRFNRSDSQLESSEHSQRGEWRNSAWGRRGGGLGVGGNI from the exons ATGGCCTCTGACCACGGCAACGGGCCTCCAGGCGACCGCTCTCGTGGCGACCTCCCCACCGGCGACCAAGCCGGCTCTGATGCCGGCCATGCAGGAGATAGGAATTGGCAGAATGGCGGCCGGAAGACGCCCGACAGCTTGTACCGCCTCAGGCCAACCACATCCGGATCTGCCGtgacgtcctcggccccggcCGGATGGCAAGACGAGCCGCCCCGCAAGAGCGCCGAAAGAAACCGATCGAAACAAAGGAGTCGACGGACTGCCAGCGGCCAGATACGCATCTGCAAAAAGTGCGACGAGCCGTTGACAGGCCAGTTCGTCCGagccctcgacggcaccTTTCACCTCGACTGCTTCAAATGTCGC GACTGCGGCGAAATCGTAGCCTCCAAGTTCTTCCCGGCAGACGACGAAATTGGAGATGGACAGTACCCCCTCTGCGAAAGGGACTACTTCCGACGACTGGACCTACTCTGTTACCAGTGCGGTGGTGCCCTTCGTGGGTCCTACATCACTGCCCTGGACCGAAAGTATCATGTCGACCACTTCACCTGCTCGCTCTGCTCCACCGTATTCGGCGCCCAGGATAGTTATTATGAGCATGACAGCAATGTTTACTGCCACTATCACTACTCGACTCAGTTTGCACAGAAATGCAACGGTTGCCAGACGGCCATCCTGAAGCAGTTTGTCGAGATTTTCCGCAACGGGCAGAACCAGCACTGGCATCCCGAGTGCTACATGATACACAAGTTCTGGAACGTGCGCCTAGGACAGCCGTCAGAGGCGCCCGGGGAGGAATCAGAGGCTGACGATCCAGCCGGCCGAGAGTTGGTTCGCGAAGAAGAGGAACGCACCGAGGACAAGGTCTACCGAATATGGAGTGTCCTCTCCACCTTCGAGGAGTCCTCCGCAGCTTGCATCTCGGACATGCTTTTGCACGTTAGCAACGGAGCgtacgtcgacggcgtcctggTGGCTAAGCGCTTCATCTGGCACGTCGAAGTCTTGTTCAATTCCGCAGATAGACTCGACTCTATGGTGACCGGGCATAACCCTAGTGGCAATG GTATCTCATATGGACGAGAAGCCAAGCTTCTTTGCAAGAAAATCGTCTCATTCTTCTCTCTGTTGTCCAAGACTCAAGATCATACCGTCAGGAAGCTAGGTGTCACCCAGGAGCTCCTGTCGCTTGTAACTGGCCTCGCCCACTACCTCAAGCTGTTGATACGCATCTGCCTTCAAGGAGCCCTACGCTTGGAGCGCGAGGCAGGCACCAGCAGTGGCCTTCACCAACTTCTAAACGATCTTGCCGATTTTGAAACGTACAAGACGGACGAGAATATGCTGCAGGCGGCCATGGGTGGTGCACGCCTGGCGATTAAGGACTCGGATCACTGTGCAATCTGCGGCCGATCTGTGGAGGACGAGTGTGTCACAAACGGAGACCTGCGATGGCACATCGCCTGCGTCAAGTGCAACCGATGCGGTCGCGAATTGGGAGGATCGCTAGCAGAGTCGGGATTCAATTCCTTCGACCGCCGAATGTATTGCACCAATTGTGTTGCCGCCAAAACGGACGGatcgccgccgctggtgTATGTCACCAAGCTGCAGCAGTACGTCTTCCTCCTCAAGGTTGCCCTCGCCCGTCTCTTGGACATTCTCCGGAACAAAGGCGCGTTGCCGCGCACTGGCGAGGACCTCAACGGAGCCGCTGGCGCACCACCATTCTTGGCATCGGATGCCAGATCAAAATCGTatggggggggaggggacaAGGAATCAAGCCATCGGGAGTCGACGTACGAAAATACGCTCAATGAGGTCAGGAGACTGCGCAGCACTCGACTCGATCGCCATCTGTCATCGAGCGTTAGGCAAGCTCGGACGTCGCGCGTTATGGAGGCGGATGGCCAAGAACCTCGCCCTGGATccgccgacggagacgatggaGGACCGCAGGGCTCGACAGACATCATGTTTGGGCAGAACGATGCCATcaccctcgacgacatccctcggatcgtcgccgtcgagcagtcccgcgagcagcagcagcagcagcagcagcaacgggACCGCAACTTGCGCCAGGACCTCTTCAGGTCGACCGCCACGGATCGCGATCGGGTGTCCAACCACCAGCGGGCGCAATCGGCCGGCAGAAGCGCCGATTTGCGTGCGGCCGACCCCCTGCCGACTCGCCTGACTCGCAAGTTCTTCCCCGAGCTCTCAGGGCTGGAGTACTTTAATGTGCGGCACCTGTCCGTGCTGACGATGCAGCCCATGGTGGAGCAGGACTTCaccctcgaggagctgctcaGCTTTATCGAATCCAGAAAGCAGCCGACATTTTGGAAGAATCTCGGCAAGGCGTTCAAGAACGACAAGAACAAGAATGTCAAGAAAAAGGGCGTCTTCGGGGTCCCGCTCGAGGTGATCATCGAGCGCGACGGAGCGgactcgaccgacggcgtcggccctgGCACGTTGCGCATTCctgccatcatcgacgacatcatCTCGTCGATGCGCAAAATGGACCTCTCGGTCGAGGGCGTATTCCGCAAGAATGGCAACATCAAGAAGCAGCAGGAGCTCGTTGACAAGatcaacgccgacggctgTGACGTCGTGAACTTTATGGATCAACCGGTGGTCCAGTTGGCAGCCCTCCTCAAGCGGTATCTCCGAGATCTGCCGGATCCCCTGATGACGCACAAGCTGTACAGGCTCTGGGTGGGAGCCGCCAGGATACTGGATCCCGTGAAAAGGAAACAGTGCCTGCACTTGGCCTGCTGCCTGCTGCCCAAGACGCACCGCGACTGTCTCGAGATTCTCCTCACGTTCCTGAAGTGGGCAGGCTCGTTTCatcagctcgacgaggaggtcggATCGAAGATGGACATTCGAAATCTTGCGACAGTCATCGCGCCCAACATCCTCACCAACCCCAACAGGGCACCAGCCCTTGATAGCGAAGCCATATATGTTATCGATGCAGTCGAGATACTTATCAGCAACATAGAGGAGATGTGCCAG GTTCCGGACGAACTCCTGACCTTGCTGAATGACCCGTACCTGTTTAGCAACAACGGTGagacgacgacaaaggaGATCCTGAAACGATTCCAGGACCGACGGGGGCAGCTTCCCGTTGGTGAGGCCAGCGAGGCGTATAACCGCAAGGACAACTCGACGCACTCGCCGCCACGACGTGTCGAAACAGACCCAGCCGTGTGGAAGAGCGAGAGAACCGTCCGGCCGGTGCAAGAtcccgcttcctcgtcggcggcgcatCCCGTGCATGGAACTCCACCGCAAGGATGGGGTGGGTCTGGTAACCATCCTGCGCCGTACAACAACCGATTCAACCGCTCGGACAGTCAGCTCGAGAGTTCGGAACACAGCCAACGTGGAGAGTGGCGGAACTCGGCCTGgggccgccgcggcggaggtctcggcgtcggtggtAACATATGA
- a CDS encoding C-3 sterol dehydrogenase/C-4 decarboxylase family protein, with the protein MAPEAKAEAGKPRGDLGHVLIIGGNGFLGHHIVNQALASSAWAASAVTSIDLRCDKNRNAKATYRECDITDAPRLLALFEELKPDVVIHTASPVASGQTAVAHDLFRKVNVDGTRAVVEACQRSDVKALVYTSSASVISDNQTDLLNADERWPVIRGAQQHEYYSETKAAAEELVLDANRQSPSNLLTASIRPAGIFGEGDVQTLAGFLRAYHARRTGTQLGDNANIFDFTYVGNVAHAHLLAAHALLVTAAASIPPLDHEKVDGEVFFITNDAPCYFWDFARAVWRAAGHDEGTERVWALPRSVGIAMGLASEVFCRIVGIPPTFTRQRAVISTMTRYYNISKAKMVLRYQPLWTLQEGVSRGVAWFLEQEKKAAVKAQ; encoded by the exons ATGGCTCCAGAAGCCAaagccgaagccggcaaACCCCGTGGCGACCTCGGTCACGTACTCATCATCGGCGGTAACGGCTTCCTCGGTCACCACATCGTCAACCAGGCCCTCGCCAGCAGCGCCTGGGCCGCGTCTGCCGTGACGTCCATCGATCTTCGTTGCGACAAGAACCGCAATGCCAAGGCCACCTACCGCGAGTGCGACATCACAGACGCGCCGCGCCTTCTGGCCCTCTTCGAGGAGCTCAAgcccgacgtcgtcatccaTACGGCCAGCCCCGTCGCGAGTGGCCAGACGGCCGTTGCACACGACCTTTTCCGCAAGGTCAACGTCGATGGTActcgcgccgtcgtcgaggcttgCCAGAGGAGCGATGTCAAGGCCCTCGTGTATaccagctcggcgagcgtCATCAGCGACAACCAGACGGACCTGctcaacgccgacgagcgctGGCCCGTGATCCGGGGCGCCCAACAGCACGAGTACTACTCCGAGACCAAG gctgcggccgaggagctcgtgctcgacgccAACCGCCAGTCCCCCTCGAATCTCCTCACTGCCTCGATCCGTCCCGCTGGCATCTTCGGTGAGGGCGACGTCCAGACCCTCGCCGGTTTTCTGCGTGCCTACCACGCCCGTCGCACCGGCACCCAGCTCGGCGACAATGCCAACATCTTCGACTTCACCTACGTCGGCAACGTCGCCCACGCCCACCTTCTTGCCGCCCAcgccctcctcgtcaccgccgccgcctccatcCCTCCCCTCGACCACGAaaaggtcgacggcgaggtttTCTTCATCACAAACGACGCCCCCTGCTACTTCTGGGACTTTGCCCGCGCCGTCTGGCGCGCTGCTGGCCACGACGAGGGCACCGAGCGCGTCTGGGCTCTGCCGCGCtcggtcggcatcgccatggggCTCGCCAGCGAGGTTTTCTGCCGCATCGTTGGAATACCGCCAACCTTTACTCGCCAGAGAGCCGTCATTTCGACCATGACGCGCTACTACAACATCTCCAAAGCCAAGATGGTCCTGCGCTACCAGCCGCTGTGGACCCTGCAGGAGGGCGTGTCGAGGGGTGTCGCATGGTTCCTGGagcaggagaagaaggccgccgtcaaggcgcAGTAA
- a CDS encoding Ubiquitin-conjugating enzyme/RWD-like protein gives MLTRGLTQELSDIQKGSDLAIAVACRDIDVRNIKALIVGPHETPSPFVFIKSILPRHRTCNASQQTKGNADLTPTYTPTAKFACRSSGNGPGFHILLSRRAPTESNLLGRTWRGERSEEWSSAQGLESILLSIQSLLSANPYENEPGFEDANGESDQKMQREYVQKIRHENLRISIIQRLESYLGLNPDGSRISNDAKEAEESEVPFEPFKDLCKRRFLWYYTSYLTAIERSKLEVKERQAFVRMPFESQFHNSMEGRFNYPELERRLKNIKAFLDAEPNVWAEEGVAAMAQETTVCVNLQHQFEQVSAALKRGDMPHDVTLEDGNPFVWIITYFGRPMTNLDGGLFRIRMNFSPRFPDEQPRVRFETRIFHHHVADDGTACYSPNPLKREDIGSHIAAIFAVLEEDDPAYDPREIVNPEATRMYWGGDAEKRKMYNRRLRRSVQQSLESASRLPVRFPACKSTDWPQGFSGIDLAADAASAGFTRERKCMQIDTI, from the exons ATGCTAACACGAGGCCTCACGCAGGAGCTCAGCGACATCCAAAAGGGGTCCGACCTCG CCATCGCGGTCGCCTGCCGAGACATCGATGTTCGAAACATCAAGGCCTTGATCGTCGGTCCACATGAGACCCC TTCGCCATTCGTTTTCATAAAG AGTATCCTTCCAAGGCACCGAACGTGCAATGCGTCACAACAAACAAAGGGCAATGCAGATTTAACCCCAACATATACGCCAACGGCAAAGTTTGCTT GTCGATCCTCGGGTAATGGACCAGGCTTCCACATTCTGCTTTCACGCCGTGCCCCCACAGAATCTAACCTGCTCGGTAGGACATGGCGCGGGGAGCGGTCGGAAGAATGGTCCTCTGCTCAGGGTTTGGAGTCGATTCTCTTGTCCATTCAGAGTCTTCTTTCGGCAAACCCATACGAGAATGAGCCTGGTTTCGAGGATGCAAATGGGGAATCCGACCAGAAGATGCAAAGGGAATACGTTCAAAAA ATCCGTCACGAGAACTTGCGCATATCCATCATACAGCGACTAGAGAGTTACCTCGGCCTTAACCCGGACGGCTCCAGGATCAGCAACGATGCcaaggaggcggaggagagcgAGGTCCCGTTTGAGCCCTTCAAGGATCTCTGCAAAAGGCGATTCCTCTGGTACTACACGTCGTATCTCACTGCGATAGAGAGGAGCAAGCTGGAGGTAAAGGAGCGGCAGGCGTTCGTACGAATGCCCTTTGAGTCGCAGTTTCACAATTCCATGGAAGGTCGCTTCAACTATCCGGAGCTCGAACGCAGGTTGAAGAACATCAAGGCGTTTCTCGACGCAGAACCCAACGTATGGGCCGAGGAAGGCGTAGCGGCGATGGCTCAGGAGACGACCGTCTGCGTGAACCTGCAACATCAGTTTGAGCAGGTCTCGGCGGCCTTGAAGCGCGGCGATATGCCGCACGATGTAACGCTCGAGGATGGAAATCCATTCGTGTGGATCATCACATACTTTGGACGGCCCATGACCAACCTTGACGGAGGGCTGTTCCGCATCAGGATGAACTTTAGTCCCCGCTTTCCCGACGAACAACCTCGAGTCCGGTTCGAGACGAGGATATTCCATCATCACgtagccgacgacggcaccgcctGCTACAGCCCCAATCCGTTGAAGAGAGAGGACATCGGGTCCCacatcgccgccatcttcgccgtgctggaggaggacgacCCGGCCTATGACCCCAGAGAGATTGTCAACCCGGAGGCCACCCGCATGTACtggggcggcgacgccgagaagAGGAAGATGTACAACCGTCGTCTGCGCCGGTCGGTACAGCAGAGTCTAGAGTCAGCAAGCCGCCTGCCCGTGCGATTCCCCGCTTGCAAATCCACTGACTGGCCGCAGGGATTTTCCGGAATAGATTTGGCTGCAGACGCGGCATCCGCAGGTTTCACACGTGAAAGGAAGTGCATGCAGATAGATACCATTTGA
- a CDS encoding PWWP domain-containing protein — translation MADKCSENSETTTAAAAPAPSVEEAPAPEPTSATAKEHGLSGKDEPKPDSEAAAEGAKSSDDAEPETAKKDKAEASTAEEKPVVAEADVEMKDGTDDAAAPAATETPASKAKANRRKSTGEAKGKSLSKKASKARLTHIDAQPGDHFLVKLKGFPAWPAIVCDESMLPAALISSRPVSAAQEDGTFAGAYADGGKRVHDRSFPVMYLHTNEFGWVQNMALSELTAEKARDTITEKMRKDLKAAFELAAECNPIDEYKEMLKKFQEEQLAQEQAMREAAATPRKSKKGKGKAAEEEDEDMDDVEAAPKSAKSKKRKAEDEASTPQRTDSAKKPKIKLNTSSTPKAVNGAATPKSTGSKAAKATKGKPKKTKEVADKKENAKESKMTPEERHARKEVRHAPTRHGRKSHMLILLQKEVLYLRHKLQRGLLTREQQPREDEMKAMSDFITMLEGFVDLEVSIIRSTKINKVLKAILKLEAIPREEEFQFKKRSQSLLDKWNKLLASDGSAPASASTNGVNGAGEEKKTASNDVKADEAAAVERADAEIATDTKSVDEEAETGGADKPTGEEATDKTPAADAVEAA, via the exons ATGGCCGACAAATGCAGCGAAAAttcggagacgacgacggcggcggcggcgcctgctCCGAGCGTTGAGGAAGCTCCTGCGCCGGAGCCTACATCGGCTACCGCGAAGGAGCATGGATTGAGCGGCAAGGACGAGCCCAAGCCCGACAGCGAGGCGGCCGCAGAAGGCGCAAAATCTTCTGATG ACGCAGAACCGGAAACGGCAAAGAAGGACAAGGCCGAAGCCTCcaccgccgaggagaagCCCGTGGtagccgaggccgatgtcGAGATGAAAGACGGTAcggacgacgcggcggcTCCGGCTGCCACGGAGACACCCGCCTCCAAAGCCAAGGCCAATCGCCGCAAGTCCActggcgaggccaagggaaAGAGCCTCAGCAAGAAGGCATCCAAGGCGCGCCTCACCCACATCGATGCCCAACCAGGCGACCATTTTCTGGTCAAGCTTAAGGGCTTCCCTGCCTGGCCGGCCATCGTCTGCGACGAGAGCATGCTTCCCGCCGCCCTCATCAGCTCTCGCCCCGTGTCGGCCGCTCAGGAAGACGGCACATTCGCCGGTGCCTATGCTGATGGCGGCAAGCGGGTGCACGACAGGAGCTTTCCCGTCATGTATCTCCACACGAACGAGTT TGGTTGGGTTCAGAACATGGCTCTCTCCGAGCTcacggcggagaaggcgcgAGACACAATCACGGAGAAGATGCGCAAGGATCTGAAGGCCGCCTttgagctcgccgccgagtgcAACCCCATCGACGAGTACAAGGAGATGCTCAAGAAGTTCCAGGAAGAGCAGCTTGCTCAAGAGCAGGCCATgcgcgaggcggcggcgacgcccagGAAGTCCAAGAAGGGAAAGGGCAAAGCcgcagaggaggaggatgaggacatGGATGATGTGGAAGCCGCACCCAAGTCGGCCAAGTCGAAGAAGCGAAAGGCCGAAGATGAAGCAAGC ACTCCCCAGCGAACCGATTCGGCCAAGAAGCCGAAAATCAAGCTCAACACGTCCTCCACGCCCAAGGCTGTTAACGGCGCCGCCACTCCAAAGTCTACGGGCTCAAAGGCTGCCAAGGCTACCAAGGGTAAGCCGAAGAAGACGAAGGAAGTCGCCGACAAGAAGGAGAACGCCAAGGAGTCAAAGATGACGCCCGAGGAGCGGCATGCTCGCAAGGAGGTTCGTCACGCACCTACCCGTCACGGCCGCAAGAGCCACATGCTGATTCTGTTGCAGAAAGAGGTTCTCTACCTTCGTCACAAGCTCCAGCGAGGACTCTTGACCCGCGAGCAGCAGCCTCGAGAGGACGAGATGAAGGCCATGTCCGACTTCATCACCATGCTCGAGGGTTTCGTTGACCTCGAGGTCTCCATTATTCGATCTACCAAGATCAACAAGGTGCTCAAGGCAATTCtcaagctcgaggccatccCCCGCGAGGAGGAGTTTCAGTTCAAGAAGAGGTCGCAATCCCTTCTGGACAAGTGGAACAAGCTCCTCGCCAGCGATGGATCCGCTCCCGCATCGGCTTCGACTAACGGCGTTAATGGTGCCGGCGAAgagaagaagacggcgtcCAATGATGTGAAAGCAGACGAAGCCGCGGCGGTCGAAAGGGCCGATGCCGAAATCGCCACCGACACCAAGTCGGTCGATGAGGAAGCTGAGACTGGTGGGGCTGACAAGCCGACGGGCGAAGAGGCTACGGACAAGACCCCAGCTGCCGATGCTGTTGAGGCAGCGTAA